A stretch of Triticum aestivum cultivar Chinese Spring chromosome 1D, IWGSC CS RefSeq v2.1, whole genome shotgun sequence DNA encodes these proteins:
- the LOC123183232 gene encoding protein MIZU-KUSSEI 1-like, translating into MRAIAAAKGPHGHDPMSSSRRHFRWPVLGKSGSRGAGAASGDEGYVKGSEAEEEEEEDERAMAFSSACPSFHSEDFVSPPKKPAPQEEKQPKQQPQQRRKVRTAVARLRSALSAAVSGRRRQVGLGARLTGTLYGHRRGHVHLAFQTDPRACPALLLELAAPTGALVREMASGLVRIALECERAKAAATGGGDGGGRKLVEETVWRAYVNGKSCGYAVRRECGGADWRVLRALEPVSMGAGVIPAASCGGGEGDVMYMRARFERVVGSRDSEAFYMMNPDSSSSGSGINGGPELSVYLLRV; encoded by the coding sequence ATGAGAGCCATCGCGGCGGCGAAGGGCCCGCACGGGCACGACCCGATGTCGTCCTCGAGGAGGCACTTCAGGTGGCCGGTCCTCGGCAAGAGCGGCAGCCGTGGCGCCGGCGCGGCCAGCGGGGACGAGGGGTATGTGAAAGGctcggaggccgaggaggaggaggaggaggacgagcgcgcCATGGCCTTCTCGTCCGCCTGCCCCTCCTTCCACTCCGAGGACTTCGTGTCCCCTCCCAAGAAGCCGGCGCCGCAGGAGGAGAAGCAGccgaagcagcagccgcagcagaggaggaaggtgcggacggcggtggcgcggctgcggtCGGCGCTGTCGGCGGCcgtgtcggggcggcggcggcaggtgggGCTCGGCGCGCGGCTCACCGGCACGCTCTACGGCCACCGGCGCGGCCACGTGCACCTGGCGTTCCAGACGGACCCGCGCGCGTGCCCGGCGCTGCTGCTGGAGCTGGCCGCGCCCACGGGGGCCCTGGTGCGCGAGATGGCGTCCGGCCTGGTGCGCATCGCCCTCGAGTGCGAGCGCGCCAAGGCCGCCGCCACCggaggcggcgacgggggcgggagGAAGCTGGTGGAGGAGACGGTGTGGCGCGCGTACGTGAACGGGAAGAGCTGCGGGTACGCGGTGCGGCGCGAGTGCGGCGGCGCGGACTGGCGCGTGCTCCGCGCGCTGGAGCCGGTGTCGATGGGCGCCGGGGTGATCCCCGCGgccagctgcggcggcggcgagggcgacgtGATGTACATGCGCGCCCGGTTCGAGCGGGTGGTGGGGTCCCGCGACTCGGAGGCCTTCTACATGATGAACCCCGACAGCAGCAGCTCCGGCTCCGGCATCAATGGCGGGCCCGAGCTCAGCGTCTACCTCCTCAGAGTCTGA